Proteins encoded together in one Bradyrhizobium sp. PSBB068 window:
- a CDS encoding phytoene/squalene synthase family protein — protein sequence MTTRLDPIDMAACRALLKGGSRTFNAASKVLPRRVAEPAIALYAFCRLADDAVDLGDDRASAVARLRDRLDRAYQRLPMDRAADRLFAEIVAKFCIPRELPEALLEGLAWDAEVRRYETLQDLTAYAARVAGAVGAMMTLIMGRRAPEIVARACDLGVAMQFTNIARDVGEDARAGRLYLPQSWLREAGIDPNTWLQTPSFTPEIAAIVQRLLDAADIFYSRATHGIANLPIGCRPGIYAARALYAEIGRELERSGLDSVSRRAIVSTNRKIAVLGRTLLLPQAEWEPAQNLVAQAAAVEETRFLVEAVAATPLRENVKPRRPIEDRVVWVIDLFERLERRDQLQRMASYR from the coding sequence ATGACGACACGGCTCGATCCCATCGACATGGCTGCCTGCCGCGCTCTGCTCAAGGGCGGCTCTCGGACTTTCAATGCCGCATCGAAGGTGCTGCCGCGCCGGGTCGCCGAACCCGCCATCGCGCTCTACGCATTCTGTCGTTTGGCGGATGATGCGGTCGATCTCGGAGATGATCGCGCATCCGCGGTGGCGCGGTTACGGGACCGGCTCGACCGGGCGTATCAACGCCTGCCGATGGACCGTGCCGCAGATCGCCTGTTCGCCGAAATTGTCGCAAAGTTCTGTATTCCCCGCGAACTGCCGGAAGCCTTGCTCGAAGGTCTCGCATGGGATGCAGAGGTCCGCCGCTATGAGACGTTGCAGGATCTGACGGCCTATGCCGCACGCGTCGCGGGTGCCGTCGGCGCGATGATGACACTGATCATGGGGCGGCGCGCCCCCGAGATCGTCGCGCGCGCCTGCGATCTCGGCGTCGCGATGCAGTTTACCAACATTGCCCGCGATGTCGGCGAAGATGCCCGCGCCGGCCGGCTCTATCTGCCGCAATCGTGGCTGCGCGAGGCGGGAATCGATCCGAACACATGGCTGCAGACTCCGTCCTTCACGCCGGAGATCGCGGCCATCGTACAGCGGCTGCTCGATGCTGCCGATATTTTCTATTCCCGCGCGACGCACGGGATCGCCAATCTGCCGATTGGCTGCCGCCCGGGAATCTATGCGGCCCGCGCGCTTTATGCGGAGATTGGCCGCGAACTGGAGCGGAGCGGTCTGGATTCGGTGTCGAGGCGTGCGATCGTCTCCACCAATCGCAAGATTGCGGTGCTGGGGCGAACGCTGCTTTTGCCGCAAGCGGAATGGGAGCCTGCGCAAAATCTTGTCGCCCAAGCCGCGGCTGTCGAAGAGACTCGTTTCCTGGTCGAGGCCGTCGCGGCAACGCCGCTGCGCGAAAACGTCAAGCCGCGGCGGCCGATCGAAGACCGCGTGGTCTGGGTTATCGACCTGTTCGAGCGGCTCGAACGCCGCGATCAGTTGCAGCGCATGGCCTCCTACCGATAG
- the hemF gene encoding oxygen-dependent coproporphyrinogen oxidase, whose translation MYGTEPIRDGRNGLAEQQRAEAKVWFESLRDRICAEVELLEREAPAALFSGEPVTFTYKPWTRASGSGGGTGGFLSGGRLFEKIGIHTSSANGRLTPEMAKTLPGDGVQLDYVSTSISLIMHPRSPRVPTVHMNTRFLSTAKGWFGGGADLTPMLPEQRTQHAPDAVAFHAAMKQACDAHDPAYYGKFKPWADTYFFLPHREQSRGVGGIFYDHLNTGDFAKDFAFTRDVGLALLDVYPRIVRRRMLEPWTDAERAQQLACRGLYVEFNLLYDRGTMFGLQTGGNIETILSSMPPLVSWT comes from the coding sequence ATGTACGGGACCGAGCCCATCCGCGACGGCAGAAACGGTCTCGCCGAACAGCAGCGCGCCGAAGCGAAAGTATGGTTCGAATCGCTGCGCGACAGGATTTGCGCCGAGGTCGAGCTGCTGGAGCGCGAGGCGCCCGCCGCGCTGTTTTCCGGGGAGCCGGTCACCTTCACCTACAAGCCGTGGACGCGAGCGTCCGGCAGTGGCGGTGGCACCGGCGGCTTCCTCAGCGGCGGCAGACTGTTCGAGAAGATCGGTATCCATACGTCATCGGCCAACGGGAGGCTGACGCCCGAGATGGCCAAAACACTGCCGGGCGACGGCGTTCAGCTCGACTATGTCTCCACCAGCATCAGCCTGATCATGCACCCGCGCAGCCCGCGGGTGCCGACAGTGCATATGAACACCCGGTTCCTTTCGACGGCAAAGGGCTGGTTCGGCGGCGGCGCGGATCTCACGCCGATGCTGCCGGAGCAGCGAACCCAGCACGCGCCGGACGCCGTTGCGTTTCACGCGGCGATGAAACAGGCCTGCGACGCCCATGATCCAGCCTACTACGGCAAGTTCAAGCCGTGGGCGGATACCTACTTCTTCCTGCCCCATCGCGAGCAGTCGCGCGGCGTCGGCGGCATCTTCTACGACCATCTTAACACCGGCGACTTCGCCAAGGATTTTGCCTTCACGCGCGACGTCGGGCTTGCTTTGCTGGATGTCTATCCACGGATTGTGCGCCGGCGGATGCTGGAGCCCTGGACCGACGCCGAGCGCGCGCAGCAGCTTGCCTGCCGTGGTCTCTATGTCGAGTTCAATCTGCTCTACGACCGCGGCACCATGTTCGGACTTCAGACCGGGGGCAATATCGAAACCATTTTGAGCTCGATGCCGCCATTGGTGAGCTGGACGTAG